The following proteins are encoded in a genomic region of Planctomycetaceae bacterium:
- a CDS encoding sodium/solute symporter (Members of the Solute:Sodium Symporter (SSS), TC 2.A.21 as described in tcdb.org, catalyze solute:Na+ symport. Known solutes for members of the family include sugars, amino acids, nucleosides, inositols, vitamins, urea or anions, depending on the system.) translates to MIPRILCALLSVLATATDGRSQGRPGDGSMLEWKALPQLPAEQGVAGPFAGVHDNALIVAGGANFPDGVPWHPTADGGVSLKRYYDTIHVLVKSDGSAADAEQLYEWSTSNQTLPSPAAYGVSLSTDRGILCVGGERLIRETDEETGEVVSTTERLSDVFLLIWNGKENRLQVSESMSANDGTPVNLPDLPVATTAACGAVVGGHAYVVGGDTGEGGTTNCWRLNLSPDPSDDWLWERVPSWTGPARSHAIAVGQGGKLFLFSGRNKLGDQPFQIFTDAWCFDPAAYERELERAVSAGASRESIPDYASGWTRIADIAPAGEEPRCVMAGTGAAVGFDCIAVFGGARGDVLLEHENVLPAKISDAEAAGDNDLAQQLRQQRDDLYDKHAGFSSDILLYHITTDNWTKRGEMPESGPVTTTAVNWGNAVVIPSGESSPGIRTRSVWMATVSRSRRSFGTLNWLVLGGYLTLLVAMGVFFSRRESGADDYFLAAGRIPWWAAGLSIFATTLSAITYLAIPARTYTTNWNRLILNLGIPVVAVVVVFVYLPFFRRVRVASAYDFLEQRFSVSVRIFGSLAFVLFQLGRMGIVLLLPALALSAVTGIDVYVCIIAMGALSTLYTVLGGIEAVVWTDVVQAVVLIGGAAAALSIMAGHVSGGLAGIVTTAFHAGKFDMISDFRFHDLSWAKDGILVMLLGSFFTSLLPYTSDQSIIQRYLTVATEHQARRAIWTNAVVSIPASLLFFFVGSALWTFYTAQPDRIGPLQQADQTFPWFIAQEMPAGLAGLVIAGVFAAAMSSLDSSMHSVATVGTTDFYERFGRKKNSRESLATARRLTVLMGLVGTGSAVFLAMKNVTYLWDYYLTVVGICLGALGGLFTLGILSRRAGSLHAWLGILAAGTLVVLAHISGQYHSLLDGGIAVTSCVVVGIASSWLLPIGVQSPKFSTGN, encoded by the coding sequence ATGATTCCGCGCATCCTGTGCGCTCTGCTTTCGGTGCTTGCCACCGCGACGGACGGTCGGTCGCAGGGCAGGCCAGGCGACGGCAGCATGCTGGAATGGAAGGCGCTTCCGCAACTGCCCGCGGAACAAGGAGTCGCCGGGCCGTTTGCGGGAGTTCACGACAACGCACTGATTGTCGCGGGTGGAGCCAACTTCCCTGACGGAGTTCCCTGGCATCCGACAGCCGACGGCGGCGTTTCGCTGAAACGCTACTACGACACGATTCACGTGCTCGTCAAGAGCGACGGCAGCGCTGCCGACGCCGAACAGTTGTACGAATGGTCAACCTCGAACCAGACGCTGCCGTCTCCGGCGGCTTACGGTGTTTCGCTATCGACGGACCGCGGAATTCTTTGCGTCGGCGGTGAAAGGCTGATTCGCGAAACGGACGAAGAGACCGGCGAAGTGGTCTCAACCACCGAACGTCTGTCCGACGTGTTTCTGCTGATCTGGAATGGCAAAGAGAATCGTCTGCAGGTTTCAGAATCGATGTCCGCGAACGATGGGACACCGGTGAACCTTCCCGATCTACCGGTCGCTACCACAGCCGCATGTGGTGCGGTTGTCGGCGGCCACGCCTACGTTGTCGGCGGAGACACCGGCGAAGGCGGCACGACCAACTGCTGGCGGCTGAATCTGAGTCCGGACCCATCGGACGACTGGCTATGGGAACGGGTTCCTTCGTGGACCGGTCCGGCGCGGTCGCACGCCATTGCCGTCGGACAGGGCGGCAAACTGTTTCTGTTCAGCGGACGGAACAAACTCGGCGACCAGCCATTTCAGATCTTCACCGACGCCTGGTGCTTCGACCCGGCGGCGTATGAACGGGAACTCGAACGCGCCGTGTCCGCCGGAGCTTCGCGGGAATCAATTCCTGACTATGCCAGCGGCTGGACTCGAATTGCCGATATCGCTCCTGCAGGTGAAGAGCCGCGGTGCGTGATGGCGGGCACCGGCGCGGCCGTCGGCTTCGACTGTATCGCCGTATTCGGTGGTGCTCGCGGAGACGTGCTGCTCGAACACGAAAACGTGCTGCCCGCGAAAATCAGCGACGCCGAAGCCGCCGGAGACAACGATCTGGCACAACAGCTTCGTCAGCAGCGAGATGATCTGTACGACAAGCACGCGGGATTCAGTTCCGACATTCTGCTGTACCACATCACCACCGACAACTGGACAAAGCGCGGCGAAATGCCTGAGTCCGGCCCTGTGACAACAACCGCGGTGAACTGGGGCAACGCCGTCGTGATTCCGTCGGGAGAATCGTCACCCGGCATCCGGACTCGCAGCGTCTGGATGGCCACAGTTTCCAGGTCGCGCCGATCCTTCGGGACGCTGAACTGGCTGGTTCTGGGCGGATATCTGACATTGCTGGTGGCGATGGGCGTCTTTTTCTCGCGGCGCGAATCCGGTGCCGACGATTACTTTCTGGCGGCCGGTCGAATTCCCTGGTGGGCGGCCGGATTGAGCATCTTCGCAACGACACTCAGCGCGATCACGTACCTGGCCATCCCCGCGCGAACCTACACAACGAACTGGAATCGGCTGATTCTGAACCTGGGGATTCCCGTGGTCGCGGTCGTGGTGGTGTTTGTCTATCTGCCGTTTTTTCGGCGCGTGCGAGTTGCCAGTGCCTACGATTTCCTGGAACAGCGTTTCAGCGTCAGCGTGCGAATCTTTGGCAGTCTGGCGTTTGTGCTGTTTCAGCTTGGACGAATGGGAATCGTGCTGCTGTTGCCGGCGCTGGCGTTGTCGGCGGTCACGGGCATCGACGTGTACGTGTGCATCATCGCGATGGGAGCGCTGAGCACTCTTTACACGGTGCTGGGAGGCATCGAAGCCGTCGTCTGGACCGACGTCGTGCAGGCTGTCGTGCTGATCGGCGGAGCGGCGGCGGCTCTGTCCATCATGGCCGGCCATGTCAGCGGCGGTCTGGCGGGCATAGTGACGACCGCCTTTCACGCCGGAAAATTCGACATGATCAGCGACTTTCGTTTTCACGATCTGAGCTGGGCGAAGGACGGAATCCTGGTCATGCTGCTGGGATCGTTCTTCACGTCGCTGCTGCCGTATACCAGCGACCAGTCGATCATTCAGCGATATCTGACGGTCGCCACGGAACACCAGGCACGCCGAGCCATCTGGACGAACGCGGTCGTTTCGATTCCTGCGTCGCTGTTGTTCTTTTTTGTCGGCAGCGCGCTGTGGACCTTCTACACCGCGCAGCCGGATCGCATCGGCCCGCTGCAGCAGGCGGATCAGACATTTCCATGGTTCATTGCTCAGGAAATGCCCGCCGGACTTGCCGGTCTGGTTATCGCGGGAGTCTTCGCGGCGGCCATGTCGAGTCTTGATTCCAGCATGCATTCCGTGGCCACCGTCGGCACGACCGATTTTTACGAACGCTTCGGCCGAAAGAAGAACTCACGCGAATCGCTGGCCACCGCACGCCGGCTGACCGTGCTGATGGGACTCGTCGGCACCGGTTCGGCGGTGTTTCTTGCGATGAAAAACGTGACGTACCTTTGGGACTACTACCTGACCGTCGTCGGAATCTGCCTGGGAGCGCTCGGCGGATTGTTCACGCTGGGAATTTTGTCTCGTCGAGCGGGATCGCTGCACGCCTGGCTGGGAATTCTCGCGGCCGGCACACTGGTGGTGCTTGCTCACATAAGCGGTCAATATCACAGCCTTCTGGACGGAGGCATCGCGGTGACTTCGTGCGTGGTCGTCGGAATCGCATCAAGCTGGCTCCTGCCGATCGGCGTCCAATCCCCCAAATTCAGTACCGGCAATTAA
- a CDS encoding TfoX/Sxy family protein, which produces MTEADKSLIERIRPFMRRRRGYSEKKMFGSLCFFINGNMTVGPWKGSLIVRLAKEDHQDNQRLPFATPMDITGKVMKGWVKVEPPGIESDDDLKMWVDRAVAFARTLPAKSP; this is translated from the coding sequence ATGACCGAAGCAGACAAAAGCTTGATCGAACGCATCCGGCCCTTCATGCGACGCCGCAGAGGATATTCCGAAAAGAAGATGTTCGGCAGTCTGTGTTTCTTCATCAACGGAAACATGACCGTTGGACCGTGGAAGGGTTCGCTGATCGTGCGACTGGCGAAGGAAGATCACCAGGATAACCAGCGTCTGCCATTCGCGACGCCGATGGATATTACCGGCAAGGTCATGAAGGGCTGGGTCAAAGTCGAACCACCCGGCATCGAATCTGACGACGATTTGAAAATGTGGGTCGACCGCGCCGTCGCATTCGCACGGACGTTGCCGGCAAAATCGCCGTGA
- a CDS encoding sigma factor gives MRNSTFIPAASSVAVIQRNARVPRIGSAGIVEDGQLLRRFLKHRDEAAFEQIVARFGTLVFGIAFRTLRNRHSAEDVFQATFLILARRRKDSNTGIAFCVASRNRR, from the coding sequence ATGCGAAATTCGACATTCATCCCTGCTGCAAGTTCCGTGGCCGTGATTCAGCGGAATGCCCGGGTTCCGCGCATCGGTTCCGCTGGAATCGTTGAGGACGGTCAGTTGCTTCGGCGGTTTCTAAAACATCGTGACGAAGCGGCGTTTGAACAAATTGTCGCTCGATTTGGAACACTGGTGTTTGGAATTGCGTTCCGCACACTCCGCAATCGTCATTCTGCCGAGGACGTGTTTCAGGCGACATTTCTGATTCTGGCGAGACGCCGCAAGGATTCGAACACCGGAATCGCTTTCTGCGTGGCTTCACGGAACCGCCGTTAG
- a CDS encoding isochorismatase family protein, which yields MSFFHLRLFTIVSAVAVLTATGFSQEQLNLSARQRTETEPGSGRFHSLTTPVTWRADRTALVICDMWDKHWCPNATKRVGQMAPRMNEVVSAARRKGVLIIHCPSDTMDFYKDWPQRRLAQAAPPIDTKIPLQRWCHLDSKVEGAALPIDDSDGGCDCDEPVKNYRAWSRQHPAIEIAEQDAITDSEEAFYLMKQRGIENVIVMGVHTNMCVLGRPFSIRQMVQQGQNVVLMRDMTDTMYNPNMAPFVSHFTGTDLVVEHIEHYWCPTVLSTDLIGGSEFRFEDDHRSDLAILCAEQEYETKDTLRQFAGKYLGQDFRVHFVWDAADDRNSLPGIEVLRSADAVLISVRRRTLPHEQLQIVRDFVASGKPVIGIRTASHAFSLRNEQPPEGHEAWPEFDADVFGGHYTNHHGDGPNVSITPASDSVTTNPILSGIDVSAILGNGSLYKVSPLQPSATALLTGTIPNADPEPVAWVNQRSDGGRSFYTSLGHPDDFQSDEFCRMLQQAITSLAKPARR from the coding sequence ATGAGCTTCTTCCACCTGCGACTCTTCACGATTGTTTCAGCGGTCGCTGTGCTGACTGCAACCGGTTTTTCACAGGAGCAACTGAACCTCTCCGCCCGGCAGCGGACGGAAACAGAACCAGGCAGCGGTCGGTTTCACTCGCTGACGACGCCGGTCACCTGGCGGGCGGACAGGACCGCACTGGTGATCTGCGACATGTGGGACAAACACTGGTGCCCGAATGCCACGAAGCGAGTCGGCCAGATGGCTCCGCGCATGAACGAAGTCGTCAGCGCCGCTCGCAGAAAGGGCGTGCTGATCATTCACTGTCCCAGCGACACAATGGACTTCTACAAAGACTGGCCGCAGCGCAGGCTCGCTCAGGCCGCACCGCCGATCGACACCAAAATCCCGCTGCAGAGGTGGTGCCACCTGGACAGCAAGGTCGAAGGAGCAGCTCTGCCGATCGACGATTCCGACGGCGGCTGCGACTGTGACGAACCGGTGAAGAATTATCGTGCGTGGTCTCGCCAGCATCCCGCCATCGAAATCGCCGAACAGGATGCCATCACTGACAGCGAGGAAGCGTTCTATCTGATGAAGCAGCGCGGCATCGAAAACGTGATCGTCATGGGAGTTCACACGAACATGTGCGTCCTGGGACGGCCGTTTTCCATTCGACAAATGGTGCAGCAGGGGCAGAACGTCGTGTTGATGCGAGATATGACGGACACGATGTACAACCCGAACATGGCTCCGTTTGTCAGTCATTTCACGGGAACGGATCTTGTCGTGGAACACATCGAACACTACTGGTGTCCGACAGTTCTCAGCACCGACCTGATCGGCGGCAGCGAGTTTCGCTTCGAAGACGATCATCGCTCCGATCTGGCAATTCTGTGCGCGGAACAGGAGTACGAAACGAAGGACACACTGCGGCAGTTCGCCGGGAAATATCTGGGGCAGGACTTTCGAGTCCACTTCGTCTGGGATGCCGCCGACGATCGCAACAGCCTTCCGGGAATTGAAGTACTCCGCAGCGCGGACGCGGTACTGATCAGCGTCCGCCGCCGGACGCTGCCGCACGAACAACTGCAGATCGTGCGCGACTTCGTGGCATCCGGGAAACCCGTGATCGGCATTCGCACGGCAAGTCACGCATTCAGCCTTCGCAACGAACAGCCTCCCGAAGGCCATGAAGCGTGGCCCGAATTCGACGCAGATGTCTTCGGCGGCCACTACACGAATCACCACGGCGACGGTCCGAACGTGTCTATAACTCCGGCGTCGGATTCCGTGACCACCAATCCGATTCTGTCGGGAATCGACGTGTCGGCGATTCTCGGAAACGGTTCGCTGTACAAGGTCAGCCCGCTGCAGCCATCAGCGACGGCGCTGCTGACAGGAACGATTCCCAATGCGGATCCGGAACCTGTCGCCTGGGTCAATCAGCGATCCGACGGAGGCCGCAGCTTCTACACGTCGCTTGGGCACCCGGACGATTTTCAGTCGGACGAATTCTGCCGCATGCTGCAGCAGGCAATCACATCGCTCGCGAAACCGGCACGGCGGTAG
- a CDS encoding TatD family hydrolase, whose translation MLIDTHCHLDAEAFHQDLEEVIQRAVDSGVERILTVGITLETSKAAVLLANRFENVSAVVGIQPNYAHEAHAGDWDAIVDLASHPQVVAIGETGLDKYWDFAPLDIQTEYFIRHLQFSRSSGLPFIVHCREADAEVVHVLEAEAVHGPLNGVMHSFCGNAETAARCVAMGMHISFAGMVTFRKNDQLRSVAKSVPLDRLLVETDAPYLAPHPNRGKRNEPAWVRLTAECLADVHGLSIDEFVKVTTDNARRLFNV comes from the coding sequence ATGCTGATTGACACTCATTGCCACCTGGACGCCGAAGCGTTTCATCAGGATCTGGAAGAAGTCATTCAGCGAGCGGTCGACAGCGGTGTCGAACGAATACTGACGGTTGGCATCACCCTGGAAACCAGCAAAGCGGCGGTGCTGCTGGCGAACCGCTTCGAGAATGTGTCCGCTGTCGTCGGAATCCAGCCCAACTATGCGCACGAAGCTCACGCCGGCGATTGGGACGCAATCGTCGACCTGGCATCTCACCCGCAGGTTGTCGCGATCGGCGAAACCGGGCTCGACAAGTACTGGGACTTTGCACCGCTGGACATTCAGACGGAATACTTCATCAGGCACCTGCAGTTTTCCCGCAGCAGCGGACTGCCGTTCATCGTGCATTGCCGTGAGGCCGACGCGGAAGTTGTGCATGTGCTGGAAGCCGAAGCCGTCCACGGCCCTCTGAACGGTGTGATGCATTCCTTCTGCGGCAATGCGGAAACAGCGGCAAGATGTGTGGCGATGGGCATGCACATTTCCTTTGCCGGCATGGTCACCTTTCGAAAGAACGACCAGTTGCGGTCCGTGGCGAAGTCCGTGCCGCTGGACCGCCTGCTGGTCGAAACGGATGCCCCGTATCTTGCGCCTCACCCGAACCGCGGCAAACGAAACGAACCGGCCTGGGTCCGGCTGACGGCAGAATGCCTGGCCGACGTTCACGGGCTGTCGATCGATGAATTCGTGAAGGTCACAACGGACAACGCCCGACGGTTGTTCAACGTGTGA
- a CDS encoding sodium/solute symporter (Members of the Solute:Sodium Symporter (SSS), TC 2.A.21 as described in tcdb.org, catalyze solute:Na+ symport. Known solutes for members of the family include sugars, amino acids, nucleosides, inositols, vitamins, urea or anions, depending on the system.), producing MNLAATNVLTLPDYAVIVLYLIGTIAMGFAIGWRMKTGADFFLGGRRLPWWAIGMSLVATDIGGTDIIGVGGAAYSHGLAVANFEWIGCVPAMIVGAFLFIPFFYRAGVYTVPEFLERRYNAGVRAVMAVCWLLFMACNLGLMLLASAKMMSAVFGWNEAVCIIVTAVLVGGYTFVGGLAAVVYTDMIQCAVMIAGCLSILVLGLIRVGGVGELKERLAEAEARKAAVAIHQDDVATAETSVRDSSALQHTSLILPVDTKSPFPWPGVYFGLAMILSPAYWIGNQAIVQRSLGARSEFEAKASYIWGALLKNIIPLIVAVPGLIAVAILPDLSDGDTAVPNLVGELLPAGMRGLFVAAFLAALMSSIDSYLNSAATIASSDLYKRFINRNTTDEQLLLIGRATTVALVIWAVAFAFALSVMNEKSGLYAIFQTLMAFFQGPAFAILLIGILWRRATGSAALVALLCGIGTSVSLYALNQPAVYQALGWQPLFQIQEPFLYFSVWAFLVTAVLLIVLSLLTKPISDEQLAYVLRGSRDESEAGGSGTAAAHVGASSASGAGE from the coding sequence GTGAATCTCGCCGCAACAAACGTCCTGACACTGCCGGACTACGCTGTCATCGTGTTGTACCTGATCGGGACCATCGCGATGGGATTCGCGATCGGTTGGCGCATGAAGACCGGTGCTGACTTCTTTCTGGGTGGCCGGCGGCTGCCGTGGTGGGCGATCGGCATGTCACTGGTCGCAACAGACATCGGCGGAACGGACATCATCGGCGTGGGCGGAGCCGCGTACAGTCACGGACTTGCGGTGGCCAACTTCGAATGGATCGGATGCGTGCCCGCGATGATCGTCGGTGCTTTCCTGTTCATTCCCTTCTTCTACCGCGCCGGCGTTTACACGGTGCCGGAGTTTCTGGAACGCCGCTACAACGCCGGTGTGCGAGCCGTGATGGCAGTGTGCTGGCTGTTGTTCATGGCCTGCAATCTGGGACTGATGCTGCTGGCATCCGCGAAGATGATGTCGGCCGTCTTCGGCTGGAACGAAGCCGTCTGCATCATCGTGACGGCAGTTCTGGTCGGCGGTTACACGTTTGTCGGAGGACTCGCGGCAGTCGTTTATACCGACATGATTCAGTGCGCGGTGATGATCGCCGGGTGTCTGTCAATTCTTGTGCTGGGACTGATCCGGGTTGGCGGAGTCGGCGAATTGAAGGAACGCCTGGCCGAAGCGGAAGCTCGAAAGGCGGCGGTCGCGATACACCAGGACGATGTTGCAACGGCGGAAACGAGTGTCCGGGATTCGTCAGCGCTGCAGCACACGTCGCTGATCCTTCCCGTGGATACGAAATCGCCGTTTCCCTGGCCCGGCGTCTACTTTGGTCTCGCGATGATTCTCAGCCCGGCCTACTGGATCGGTAATCAGGCCATCGTTCAGCGGTCACTGGGGGCTCGCAGTGAGTTCGAAGCCAAAGCATCCTACATCTGGGGAGCACTGCTGAAGAATATCATACCGCTGATTGTTGCTGTCCCCGGACTGATCGCCGTGGCGATTCTTCCGGATCTGAGCGACGGCGATACGGCCGTGCCGAATCTTGTGGGCGAACTGCTGCCTGCCGGCATGCGCGGCCTGTTCGTCGCTGCGTTTCTGGCGGCACTGATGTCAAGCATCGATTCCTACCTCAACTCCGCGGCGACGATTGCTTCCAGCGACTTGTACAAACGCTTTATCAATCGAAACACGACTGACGAACAGTTGCTGCTGATCGGACGCGCGACGACGGTGGCGCTGGTGATCTGGGCGGTCGCGTTCGCGTTTGCGTTGTCGGTAATGAACGAGAAGTCCGGTCTGTACGCGATTTTTCAGACGCTGATGGCGTTCTTCCAGGGACCGGCATTCGCGATTCTGCTGATCGGAATTCTCTGGCGACGAGCCACCGGCAGTGCCGCGTTGGTCGCGCTGTTGTGCGGAATCGGCACGTCTGTGTCGCTCTATGCACTGAATCAACCGGCCGTGTATCAGGCACTCGGATGGCAGCCGCTGTTTCAGATTCAGGAGCCGTTTCTGTACTTTTCCGTCTGGGCATTTCTGGTGACCGCCGTCCTGTTGATCGTGCTCAGCCTGCTGACTAAACCGATTTCAGACGAGCAGCTTGCGTACGTGCTTCGCGGCAGTCGCGACGAATCGGAAGCCGGCGGTTCAGGAACGGCGGCGGCACACGTCGGCGCGAGTTCAGCATCGGGAGCAGGCGAATGA
- a CDS encoding spherulation-specific family 4 protein — protein MNVRMLLFVVLLSVSPFSGRCAAIDVLFPAYANPCCDGGPLMWSSLIETARDRRRMFELHVIFNPASGPGIERDPNYVDASGNGPLKDLKSAGGIIHGYVGTRYGTRPLEDIKADVDAYFTGHYAGFVDGIFFDEMSNDLANTGYYAELQDYVKSLQATARTFGNPGTPYTENPSGQTEFTAEDYIDSLDTIITIENTDAVYMTEYRSFPYLEDLHPHKIGHIIHSRKTWDAGLLKLAAERGAGFLYVTDDVMPPNDNPYDAIPGYWGQFTSDVSSFNKSEFRKPPSRRGRGRDGKRRESRGERRR, from the coding sequence ATGAATGTTCGAATGTTGCTGTTTGTGGTCCTTCTCTCAGTTTCGCCGTTCTCAGGTCGATGCGCGGCCATTGATGTGCTGTTCCCGGCCTATGCCAACCCGTGTTGCGACGGCGGCCCGCTGATGTGGTCGTCGCTGATTGAAACGGCCCGCGACCGGAGGCGGATGTTTGAACTGCACGTCATTTTCAATCCGGCGTCCGGTCCCGGAATTGAGCGTGACCCGAACTACGTGGATGCGTCCGGCAACGGCCCGCTGAAGGATTTGAAATCTGCCGGCGGAATCATCCACGGTTATGTCGGCACCCGCTACGGCACTCGGCCGCTTGAGGACATCAAAGCGGATGTAGACGCATACTTCACAGGTCACTACGCGGGCTTCGTCGACGGCATCTTTTTTGACGAGATGTCCAACGACCTGGCGAACACGGGCTACTACGCCGAACTGCAGGACTACGTGAAGTCTCTGCAGGCGACAGCTCGAACGTTCGGCAATCCGGGGACGCCATACACGGAGAACCCCAGCGGCCAGACGGAATTCACAGCTGAGGACTATATCGATTCGCTGGACACGATCATCACCATCGAGAACACCGACGCCGTGTACATGACCGAATACAGGTCATTCCCGTACCTTGAAGATCTGCACCCGCACAAGATCGGCCACATTATTCACTCCCGAAAAACGTGGGACGCCGGACTGCTGAAACTTGCCGCCGAACGGGGAGCCGGATTCCTGTATGTGACGGATGATGTCATGCCGCCGAACGACAATCCCTACGATGCCATCCCCGGTTACTGGGGGCAGTTCACGTCTGATGTTTCTTCATTCAACAAGTCGGAATTCAGAAAGCCCCCATCGCGCAGAGGTCGCGGCCGCGACGGCAAACGTCGCGAATCTCGCGGTGAGCGGCGTCGGTAG
- a CDS encoding HlyD family efflux transporter periplasmic adaptor subunit yields the protein MCQKSSVAWTSSHRRHQSHFHAGRGLVVLTFACCALAGPAAAQTITLNSCYLRVLEEANVPALNRGVLQQVIGTEGATVAQGEPLATLDDTEARIAVEVAKLDLLIATKRHESSVTVEIATAALEEAKHLLEQARITSRIARQQAESDTAVRQATKSRDAALADLNRALAARKEFKPSVSDAELERLQLHRDSGELQIEKARDDLRIAGIRTGVEDATIQQQQSAVRRLEFELNQARTESNVTDLMVRMKQESLALAEEQLRRRQVLSPLVGVIVEQMRDTGEWVEPGDTVFRIVRLDRLLVEGHADASQMDLSARGRSVRVSATDANGTVTVSGKITFVSPEIDPVNQQVQVKAEIDNSRLQLRPGQPVVMEILPHDQTRRATANP from the coding sequence ATGTGTCAGAAATCGTCAGTTGCGTGGACCAGTTCGCATCGCCGACACCAGAGCCATTTCCACGCCGGGCGGGGACTGGTCGTGCTGACGTTTGCTTGTTGCGCGCTGGCGGGACCTGCTGCCGCGCAGACCATTACGCTCAATTCGTGCTATCTGCGGGTTCTTGAGGAGGCCAATGTACCGGCATTGAACCGCGGCGTTCTGCAGCAGGTCATCGGTACCGAAGGTGCCACTGTGGCGCAGGGCGAGCCGCTGGCGACGCTGGACGATACGGAAGCCAGAATCGCGGTGGAAGTGGCGAAGCTGGATCTGCTGATTGCGACAAAACGGCACGAATCGTCTGTCACTGTTGAAATCGCCACGGCAGCGCTTGAGGAGGCGAAACATCTGCTTGAACAGGCAAGGATCACCAGCCGCATTGCCCGTCAGCAGGCCGAATCCGATACGGCCGTGCGTCAGGCCACCAAGTCACGTGACGCCGCTCTGGCGGATCTGAATCGCGCTCTGGCCGCGCGAAAGGAATTCAAGCCCAGCGTGTCCGATGCGGAACTGGAACGTCTGCAGCTGCATCGCGATTCCGGAGAACTGCAGATCGAAAAAGCCCGCGACGACCTCAGGATCGCCGGCATTCGCACCGGTGTCGAAGATGCCACAATTCAGCAGCAGCAGTCCGCCGTCCGCCGGCTGGAATTCGAACTGAACCAGGCGCGCACCGAATCCAATGTGACCGATCTGATGGTCAGGATGAAGCAGGAGTCGCTCGCCCTGGCGGAAGAACAGCTTCGCAGGCGACAGGTCTTGTCACCGCTGGTCGGCGTTATCGTTGAACAGATGCGCGACACGGGTGAATGGGTCGAACCGGGAGACACTGTCTTTCGAATCGTCCGGCTGGACCGACTGCTTGTCGAAGGTCATGCCGACGCCTCGCAGATGGACCTGTCCGCTCGCGGACGTTCGGTGCGAGTCTCGGCGACCGACGCAAACGGTACCGTCACTGTTTCGGGAAAGATCACTTTCGTCAGTCCGGAAATCGATCCGGTCAACCAACAGGTTCAGGTCAAAGCGGAAATTGACAACAGCCGGCTGCAGTTGAGGCCCGGCCAGCCGGTCGTGATGGAAATCCTGCCGCACGATCAGACTCGCCGGGCAACGGCGAACCCGTGA